The Sphingomonas telluris genome includes a window with the following:
- a CDS encoding cytochrome c oxidase subunit 3, translating into MSLQPHFTEDVSELPNDIVGSGSLTWWGTIGFMVIEGSFFALTFAVYFFLINQEQQWPPEPWRAPDWLAGTLFTIIILLSEIPNTWIKKAATADEVEKVRRLLPLMALIGLVLLVIRAFEFNSLNIHWYENAYGSVIWALLLLHTTHILTDWADTIVVAALVRTPLGYERRRMIDVCENSMYWRFVWLTWLPVYLMLYWVPRWV; encoded by the coding sequence ATGAGCTTGCAGCCTCACTTCACCGAAGACGTATCGGAGCTGCCGAACGACATCGTCGGATCGGGGAGCCTAACCTGGTGGGGCACTATCGGCTTCATGGTGATCGAGGGCAGCTTCTTCGCCCTGACCTTCGCGGTCTACTTCTTCCTGATCAACCAGGAGCAGCAGTGGCCGCCCGAACCGTGGAGGGCGCCCGACTGGCTCGCCGGCACCCTGTTCACGATCATCATCCTGCTCAGTGAGATTCCGAACACGTGGATCAAGAAGGCCGCCACGGCCGACGAGGTGGAAAAGGTGCGGCGACTCCTGCCCCTGATGGCCTTGATCGGGCTTGTGCTGCTGGTCATCCGAGCGTTCGAATTCAACAGCCTCAACATCCACTGGTACGAGAACGCCTACGGCTCGGTCATCTGGGCGCTGCTGCTCCTGCACACGACGCACATCCTGACGGACTGGGCCGATACCATCGTCGTCGCTGCCCTGGTCCGCACCCCTCTCGGCTACGAACGGCGGCGGATGATCGATGTGTGCGAGAATTCCATGTACTGGCGCTTCGTCTGGCTCACGTGGCTGCCCGTCTACCTCATGCTCTACTGGGTGCCGCGATGGGTGTGA